A single genomic interval of Kiloniellales bacterium harbors:
- a CDS encoding cupin domain-containing protein has protein sequence MPAEGRRTFKTREMAFGVYDFDGPLQPEFGLLTLSYDQATGNGCYLMRMDPGSETISHEHGGVEDFYMVEGELIDDDGTVFGPGDFVSYAPGSRHNSRTETGCIILVCEWGKNGGAESSG, from the coding sequence GCACCTTCAAGACCCGGGAAATGGCGTTCGGGGTCTATGATTTCGACGGGCCGCTTCAGCCAGAGTTCGGCCTGCTGACGCTGAGCTACGACCAGGCAACCGGCAACGGCTGCTATTTGATGCGGATGGACCCGGGCAGCGAGACCATCTCTCACGAGCACGGCGGCGTCGAGGACTTCTACATGGTGGAGGGCGAGTTGATCGACGACGACGGCACGGTCTTCGGTCCCGGCGATTTCGTCAGCTACGCACCCGGAAGCCGACACAACTCGCGCACGGAAACGGGCTGCATCATCCTGGTCTGCGAATGGGGCAAGAACGGCGGCGCAGAAAGTTCGGGATGA